The segment gtgctgcAAATGAAATTaacaacaaattaataataGATGTGTCAATTATATAACGCTTGattctaaaaaaacaacaacacatgaaTCAACCTGAGAAATCAGAAACCAGAAAAGAATATGATAAAGGATATGCTGCATCACAgccatcagctgtgcaaaatgctattcAGTGAGAGCAAAGTCAACACAAACGCGtaccattattcatacaaatccaaactaacacaaactacattcaatagtttatttcacatggtatgttacATACGATGGATATTTGGAGGATATAAATGGTAgtgaagaaccatccccaattcagaCTAGGCACAGAAGGtaacaagtttcattgctatgatagaGGGCCCCCACCAGatcaaacaccagaactaacatctaaacatcgtcttgaaactgcaaacatgaggCAGTATGGTGCCGTAAAGGCCTTTATAATCATGTGCAATGatcacaattatttaaaaaaatgccacaaaacaTTAATTGTTGACCTTTTTGAACCTGATTAATGATGCTATTGTATATCGTCGCATTCCTACCCTCAATTGATGAAGCATTTATCCCCATACTAGGAAGTCCAATTGTTTGAATCAAATTTTGGAACAAAGGCCTGACTAGCTAACTCCAAAGAACCACATTTGGGAAGATTTTACTACTGTGTAAAAGAACCTACTGTAAGCCTACTACCGTTCTAGTTGTGTACAATTATTTTCAATGTATCCTTGACTAGCAACATCACATTACAACATACTGGTACTATGACACCGTCCAACTTTTAACCTCCATTGTCCCTTACCCTCCCATGTGTATTGGGTAATTATACAAGCGCTGGCAAACCTGAACCTCCATGTAACCCTACACAACCTGCTGCCCCTTTACCATATGTTGCAGATGAGCGAGTTTAGCCCTTGTGGTCCTGTCTGGTGCCTTGTTCTAAGAAATGACATGTCTATAAAGATGGCCTTTCCCTTTCTACTTACTATACCAAGTCAGTTACACAACAGTAGCTGTTTATCTCCTTATCTCCTGCTAAACCAAACCACTTCCTCCACCCATATGGGATTGTTTAGCCCCCATGAGCATGTAGCCATACCTGGGTCGGATTATATGGCGTTTGAGTGGTTGTTGATGTGCTGTGTCATCAGCTGTGACAGTGACAATGACATTTCCCAGTCCATTAGAGGTGTACAGTAAATAGAGGCAGTTACTATAACTTTTCTGTGTTAGTAGGTCTCATTTTCGTTAGTAATAGGGTGAAACCAGGTTTATATTACAAATTTAACCATGACTGAAGGCCTAATAAAAAGAAGGCAAAAATGTGAATAACCAAAGACCACCAGAAGAAGCCGgtttaccacagtttgagaaccactgccatGAAATGTAAGATATTTAATGAGCACATCACTGGCACCAGTCTGGCTACAGTAGGTTTTATAGTTTTGGATGCATTTAATAGTTAGAATTTTAAAAGCAGCAATATCTGCAATGTTAGAAAGTTTAAGTtaagttttaaaaagtgaatattactcttttttaattttgaattgCACTTTGAACTActctgtgtatgaattgtgcagattttttttcacataatGTTAAAATTTTGCCATATTGAGCCAATatatttaaagatacagtatgcgACTTTCTGGAGGTTGTGCATCATCTGCATGATTGTGTGGAAATTGATCATTAAAACCATAATTAGTAGGATTCTCCATTGAGATACATCCGTTTTATGTCATATAAtggaaaattatagccaaaggaaaaacattttcatggaaacaagcagcagaCGACCCTCCTCACATGCTTTGTAGTGTATGGTTTGGctcaaatgttacatactgtgactttaagcTGCCCATGTCTCTGTGTGGTAAATTAACATCAAACCATCCCTAGTAAATAGGATTTTTTTGTACATGCAGTGTTgtgttctttattttaacaggcTATATGTTTCGTACAGTTAAAAGTTGTTTTCCTGTTGCTTCTTGTTTGAAATGGGTGTACATGGTACGCCACCTCCAGACCTGCTGTACAAATCATAGAGACCGCACATCAATTTTGTTAAATCCTGCAAAACGCCTCGTTTATGTCATACACCAAATATACTTACCATTTTCACTGTATGGAAGTTTTGTGAATGAGGGCCATTGCACTACAATATCTTCTAGCTGTCATTTCTATGAAATTGTTATTTTAGACTTGTTTTCTACCACTCAATCATTCATTGTTGCACTCTTTTCATCTTTGGACATTTCATTTAGTGGCATCTGTGGTGTGAGTATATTTCAAAGCTCTGAGTTAGAATATAACCTCACTATAATCCATGCCTCTGTCTGGTATCTTGTAAAACTATGTGGCAGCTTAGACATGGCATTTGTGGAAGCTTTGTTGAAACCATATGGCTTTGTTACTCTTTTAGAGTCAACATTTCAGACTGAATAGAATGTCTATGTTGTCAGGCGTCACTGCTTGCAAAGACAGTAGGATTCCTTGGAGCAGACTTGAATACTTCCTGCTAGTACTATGACACTGAAATTGTCTTTGGTTGTTAAGGCAGtaagtgtcactgaaataaattaaGCTATCAAATAAAATTTAAAGGAATTTGgcaaataattactatattatgACAGAATAACATTTCGGAGTGCtcaataattatcatttttatatacatttttttttgtcggatgtaaatatgttggttgagttatattttatgattttgtttttggcaATTTCTTGTTTTCTTGGTCAGTTTGCGCTCtgaaacatacattttcacATGGAAACAACAACTTTGTCCTCTGAAACATGTTGAAATGTATTATCCAGTATATCCATAGAGTTCTAtggattgtgttaaaatgtgttcttaaaTTTGTGTTAACTTCTTAGTATTACTTTTGTTATTCAAATTTCAAAGAATTTTCCTGCCTGACAGATTTGAAGGGGGCACACTGGGTAATTCCACATTAAGTGTTTTGCATCTTATTTCCATTTTTTCCTTTAGATAGTCACAAAACCACAGCATTTGCAGGGTCACATCACCACTAAAAGTGTGTCAGTGCTGTGTAGCTTAGGGTAGTACTTTATGAAGCAACTAGTGTAATGCGTGGAAAGGTATGTAAGGACATGACCCAGCCTGCACTGAAATTAAAACCAGGAAACAGTCTCTAAACAAATTCTGTTCAATGTACATGTTCATTGTTCTAAGTTGTTTAATTGactgtagctcagttgatagtgtttgtccaccgatctgaaggttggtggttcgaatcccgctctcgacataaacatcattggttgagcagtctgatccactgacccacaggttggccgtacaattccagctcccacagattaatgatgttgttgtgcccctaggcaagacacttaacccacccccagtgtctgtgtacacttaTGTATGAGTGCCTCCAttatgtaaaacgctttgagtgccttgaagaaggaaaataaatatctaaaattTGACCAATTGTTTTTATAAAGGGCCATGTCTGATACAGAATTTGAAGTGGTGTTAGAGTAATGTCAATAGTACGGCTCAGTGCTCATAGATGTGTGGTATGTCACGCTCTTGTAGTAAAGATGGCTACAAGGTGCTtttgttttggtatttttagttttttcatgatatatatatttgacaaaaaaacaaatttcccAAACTATAATACTTATCATCGTGAATCATATATTACTTATTGCTTGTATTTCGGGGGCTTTGACCTGCAGatgactctctctctcacaaCATTCTTGTCATTTTTAAGATATGTTTTAGGGAATCAAACTCAagataatgaacaaaatgaataaCGCAGCAACAAGTTCAATTTAAGTTCACACTGAAATGGTATATAGATTGACACAGGGCAAAACAATTAATTACAACTGTATTAAAATGATTGcaaaattttaaatgtatggagttcttgtattagtttagcagttcaaatTTAAATCctttttcaaatgttaatggtcctggatgtgttttaaaatgtgcactgtaaaCATCAATGGCAAAAGTCTTGCCAGAAAAAAATgcacttacttttttttttttttttttgggcagTCTTAATTTGAAACACtcaaatacattatataaattTTAAGACATTTGCAGAAATGCCTTCTATCAGTGGTGATTGTAGTGTTCATATTCCATTTGCCCATATTCAGAACtcttaaaatatcaaaaaggTTTATCAGCCCTTATTGAATTGTTGTTTTGTCCCTTCCAGGCTTCCATTTGATCCCGCGCGTGTCCAACATCGTCCCAGAGAGCTGCCTCTTGATCGTGGTGGGCCTGCTGGTGGGGGGCCTCATCAGACTGGCTGGAGAAGAGGTACCGCCGGTCATGAACGCGGAGGTCTTCTTCCTCTGCCTGCTACCTCCCATCATCCTTGACGCCGGCTACTTTCTACCCATCCGCCCCTTCATGGAAAACCTGGGAACGATCCTGATGTTCGCTGTGGTCGGAACTCTGTGGAACGCCTTTTTCATCGGGGGCCTGCTTTTTGCTGTGTGTCAAATCAACCCGGGTTATCCGTTAGAACTTCACCAATTAGAGCTGCTTCCTTGTTTGCTGTTTGGGTCCATAATATCGGCGGTGGACCCGGTGGCAGTGCTGGCAGTTTTTGAGGAGATTCACATTAACGAACTCTTGCACATTCTGGTGTTTGGGGAGTCGCTGCTCAATGATGCTGTCACTGTGGTAAGTGACTGGAACAAACAGATTACTCGTTTGACTGTGACTGTTAGGGAGGGAGAGTTTATTAAAATATCTTTGACAGTAATACAGTagttgatcaaaatatgtcttCTTCCTTTGTCTGTATGTAAACACATTCAGTTATCAGTGTTCAGCCACAATCGTACTGAAATAAGTGTACATTTTGGAGCTGTCTTAActgcaaataaataattttgaagTAGTATTAAAATATCCTTACTTTTACCTTCTATCTTCTGTCTCTTGTTCCCAGGTGCTGTACCATCTTTTTGAGGAGTACGCAGGGGCTGGCACTGTGACAGTACTCGATGGCTTCTTGGGTATCATGTCCTTTTTGGTGGTGGCGCTGGGTGGAGTTCTGGTTGGAGCCATCTACGGTCTGCTGGCTGCCTTCACCTCACGCTTCACTTCCCACATGAGAGTCATCGAGccgctgtttgtgtttgtgtacagcTACATGGCATACCTGTCCGCTGAGATGTTCCACCTGTCAGGCATCATGGCGTAAGTCCCCACCAGATGCAATTATGTCTGAAAATTATGTTTAAAGTTGTACTACCCAACTTTTTTATCGGTGGGTTTTGGATGACATCAGAACCACATTCTATAGCTCAGTAAGATTTAATACAGATgcagatttatgttgtaatagtTTATGGTTTATGCCTGGTTTgtgcttttaccttttggatatttcgtAGGAAAATTatgtgtaatcaataggaaaaatctcttgccccccatctgggagtataacATAACATCACGTTTTAGAACCTGAGAACCACGAATAAATGAGTACCAGTACATTTGGTTTTAAAGCTACTAACATGTGAAAACTAGGAACTAGATAGAGttaaatacctacttcctcAGAACAGATCACATGACTTGGTTTGTTAATCATTCTACTGTACTTACTTATCAGGAGTGTCAAAAGTAGGTtatagaaaatattttatttagaaaattacagtatttttagtatcaaaatagagcttgaaattttagtattgtgtttGAAAAATTTGTATCGTGACACTACTTACTATATTTCAATCCCAATTACTGTTTTTAAGTGGAATAATGGATAAGGACCTCTCATTGTCATTTTTATAATACCTAAACATTTTTCCTGAGTATTGAAATTAGAtctgcacttttgttttgttcaagatgtctgtgtaatccctcagttgtccaggtctgatccatagtccagttgatagatttaacttcagcttttactatGTTTTGTTCAGGAGTGTTCACATTACACATTTGAAACATGTCCAGAAAGGCTGGAACCTTAACATcttttttgctttctaccatgttataaagttccCTCACCCATGCGTGCTTGAGTATTTTAGCCATTTCTTCTgggccttattcaaaccctccttacggttagctgtaagattctgtgcaatgctcagcccacaagcctatgtcatccaaagacatgatacaaaactgtacacagcaacttgttgatgtgcagtagtttcagttGTGGGATGCACCCTTTATACGGCATACAGGCAAAGGTCATTCATTTTGCATAACTCCCTTTGACAGTGCACAATGTCTATAGTCGGTGATTGAGTGCCTGTCTATATATACAGCCTTGACATTGCATTGACACCGCAGTCACCTATTCCTCCTTGGCAAACAGAGCACAGACATACATCATGAGACCTGTGCTATTATATAACTCATCATATCCATCACGCATTTACACCCAGCCCAGTCGTGTCTCAGTTGCCATCTCCCATGAGTCCTTCCCATATGTATCAATCCACTCTGGGCTGAAGGCACGGTGACTTATAGAACATGGGCCTGGCAGAGGTGATATTCTCAGTGTCAAAGCGCGTAGCAGCGTCAAGGACTAAAAGCTCTCTCAAGTCATTCTGGGAAAATGTTAGGGCATTTATCAAGTTACTTTGGAGTTTTATCTTTTCCTTTTCCAGACAGTAGGGATATGAAGTAATAGGGTTTCAGCAAGTGATTATTAAGTAACTAGTCCATATAAAGGTTGAAATGTGGTGACAGAAGCCTTCTAGATAGggaatatttacaaatcaagTACCAGTATATTAttcatgacatttttttttgacattttgatttgataatgccactgtctttgttataaaaatgtattgtctgATGCATGCCTATTAATTCAAAATATGATTACAATGACTTTGGTCACGGTTAGTCGAGATTTAACACTGTGGATGTTGAAACTCGACCCAACCTATTATAGCTTTTATATTCAATACACATAAAAGTCTGTTATGTCAATTTACATTTGATTTCCAGGAAAAACCAAACACAAAGATAAACTGTCCAGTGTctagtttaatatttaaaaaaagcagGGCATGGTTAAGGCCAAATCCCATCagaaattctttattattttaaaattttgaaagaTGATACAGCACagcatttctgttttatttctgtctctttttgtttttatcagacATTTGATTGCTACCTGAGTAATGGTTTTATTACCTTGTAAAACAGATAAATAGGCAAATGCTCTAAGTAGGGGACAGTGTGGACAATGTGGAAGGCGTCATACAAAAGATACactgtagtactttgttttaattTGCTACATACTATGAAAACAATCCTTATTTGTCATtcttctgaaacccatgaaaatCAAGCTCTATGGATAGAAAGAACtagtcatttttaatatttagatTGCAGTGCTCTATTGACTTGTAAACCTACTGAATACCAAAGACTTTCTGCCTAGTTAATGTTTACTTTTGtcttctctccacagattgATTGCATGTGGCGCTGTCATGAAACCCTATGTGGAGGCCAACATATCGCACAAGTCCCACACAACGATCAAGTATTTCCTGAAGATGTGGAGCAGCGTCAGTGAGACCCTCATCTTCATCTTCCTGGGAGTCGCGACAGTGGATGGCAAACACCACTCCTGGAACTGGGTCTTTGTCACCGCCACTGTCATCCTCTGTCTGGTTGCAAGGGTCATGggtcagtttttttttaggttttttaatgattatttagctaggcctgtcacaataacaaattttgaagtgctaTATATTGCTGAGGAAAATATTgttgataaatgataatattgaagcaGATTTATACCATTGACACAATTattctaaagcaggattatccccccaaaaatattttatatatacaatatcTTTAAGTAACATAAGgtggaataaaaaataaataaaaaataaaccgcTTCAGTAATGAatctgtatctataatgagccaTAATTCCTATAAGCCATAAGTACAACATGAGTatttaccatgttttttttttttttttactgtaattatactactactatggtATTATGGCCATGATATTAAAGTTAAGGCCTACTGATGAAGACACTCTTATCTAATCTATATTCTTTTTCAGGTGTGGTTGGTCTGACCTACATCATCAACAAGTTCCGCATTGTAAAACTGACTACCAAGGATCAGTTCATTATCGCCTACGGTGGCCTGCGGGGGGCTATTGCCTTCTCTCTGGGTTTCCTGCTCGACGAAGTGCATTTTCCCAAGAAAGACATGTTCCTCACTGCCATCATCACAGTTATTTTCTTCACTGTGTTTGTTCAGGTATATCCCACATAATTTATCTGTGTATAGTTAATTAGATGATCCAAAGCATAATCTCAGTCGGTGTTTGTCCCAGGAGGAAAAACAAGCAGGCCGGCAGTTACCAAGGAGACCATTGTGTTTGTCACATCAAATAATATGACGCATTGAAAAAAATAGAATATTATTGTTCCTTTCCATTGCATTCATCCATTAGAAACTGTTCGAGGTAAACTTCTGGAAGATATGGAGGGGAAACCGATTGGCTACCTCCCAAATTAAATCCAAATGTCTACTCTGAGGCTGGATCgcaatgttttattcattatgCAGGAGACAGTGCCAGGGCATCCGATGCTGAGATAGCAGGGCAAAAAGTTCAAGGTCCTTTCCACTGGGGGGAAAGCAGTGATTTGTATACAGTCAAAAGAatacaaataaagtaaagtgTATGTGAGGTTTTGATTTTAGATTCCATAAACAAGactgtccccagatatgagataGACATGTTTGAATCAAATACATCtattactgataacaattgtaatactGGTTATTCTTACTTACAAAAACAGTGGACATAATTTTTTTTGGTTCTATAGTTGATTATCCAAtaagaaagcagaatgagtctcacattAGTCTCTTCAACACTGAAATCCAGCAGGTTTAAAACTAAAAGGGCTCtttgatctgaatcgtcactacctaaaccccagcacctgcagtaaatcattaatcagtgcagTATATGCTgttcataaactgagaatgaggaaaactTGTCCCTGTCctgtattcaccttattccagacgTTACCATGGGCGCCGcattgtcatttgggttgtattattttgcacgggGCTGACTATTTTGAgaacaaataagttctatacagagcctttttaaagcctcccagagaataaGTGAATTGTTGACTTGTTTGTGCACTTGAACATTGCACAAATTCTCCATCAAATTGAATgagattcccacttaaccggaattgccaccacaaagaaagtgcagtttagtagcatgtagaggcaaaagtggccaggcagaataaggtcaatgtGCAGGTTAAGGCATTGGCAACTTAGGTTTAATTGTGATTGCAGTaccttttttttaactgtaaaagCACAGACTacttacagttcctttaaacttTCCCCCCCACATCTACAATATGAAAAAGTATTTACAACCAAAGTATGTTATCATTATTGCTCTAACTAAAATAGACTCGATCAAAGACTTCTATATCTTTGTAGCCATTTCCTTCTAGTCAAGTTGGCCCAGCGAGTTATTTCTTTATTGGGTAATTTAAGTGATAAGGCTAATCTGTTCAGATAAGCAACACAACCTCTTGGCTGCATTTTCAGGGTGGGCTGTTagatgaatgaaaaacacagtAATAGGATTCTGTAATGGGCTGTAATAAGTTTATTCAAAGCAGTTCTCTTTGCAAAACAATATGCAGAATGTATTTACAATTATGTGTTTGTTTCCTCACAGGGCATGACCATCAAACCTCTGGTGGAGCTACTGGCAGTGAAAAAGAAACAAGAGGCCAAGCGTTCCATCAATGAGGAGATCCACACACAGGTACGGTTGTAAAGACTATACAGTATTCTAGTGTCATCCTTTCCAGTATTCACAAATCAGTttaatttaacatgtattttgCACTAATCCACTAAGTATGATGCAAcattaatcaaaatcaaatctaaattgCATGTTGAATGGACACAActtgcaaaggctgcaatttttttatcacaatttcctccacaaacaacaacttatcctgtcttattctgtataaaaactgctaaccctgtagttaagatctgtgcaaacatgttttgaaatatgattcttgtattagtttgtcagatcatatttcagtctttttgtcatttcatCTGGATGCGTTTAAaaagtgaactttgaacagaaccctattatttaaacataaataatttaatcacaaacataaataatttaatcacaatgcttgtctgAAAAATTGTAATTAGTAAACACTAGCCATACAAGGGCTGcaggatttgggaaaaatatctatcGCTGCTGAAGCAAGGTATGAAAACATGAAGGTTGCTCCCACCTACTGGCCATGTGCTGGAACTGCATGTCGTCTTTAAACTACATGCATTTTAATTCCAGCTCACTTTTCTATTGCAATCAAAAAACCCACACAAGAAACAGTGACAGACAGCTCTCAGACTGGTATTACCTTTCTCATAGTAAGAGTACAGCGCATGCAGCCGCCCACAGCTcttcagggctttgtgatgagTCACCAGTACTTCAGACTCAGGAGAGTACACTGCCTTCATTTTCAAAACTTCAAATAAGAGTCTGTCACAGAACAGACAATGGAAGCTGGCCTTGGTTCACTTTATCATTGCTCTGAAATGTGGTTATAGTCTGAGGCAAATGCTATTGTTCACTGTTGTAGGTAACAGTAAACACAGAAGTAGATGTCATTTTTGTGTTGGCTTTAGTGAAATTCTAGTAAAAAGTAGTGGAAGTAAAACATATAATGTGCTGTATTTGGAAGGATGTGAGTTTGTATTCAGCTTCAACTTTGTGATCACTAAAGCAATTCACTATATTCATTTTAGAGGGAGACTGTTAAAAATACTATACATGAGTTTTAGAGTTAtgaaaaatgtgcacttttatcATAGCAAGTAAAAATGTTCTTTCTAATAGAATAGtacaaaagtactc is part of the Periophthalmus magnuspinnatus isolate fPerMag1 chromosome 16, fPerMag1.2.pri, whole genome shotgun sequence genome and harbors:
- the slc9a1a gene encoding sodium/hydrogen exchanger 1; amino-acid sequence: MCTRTFWSSPGRTSPAETGLLLVLVLVLLEGSVLHAVAGASSSAADVTNHHAPTNESGHQKKPFPVLDLNYEHVQTPFEISLWVLLASLMKLGFHLIPRVSNIVPESCLLIVVGLLVGGLIRLAGEEVPPVMNAEVFFLCLLPPIILDAGYFLPIRPFMENLGTILMFAVVGTLWNAFFIGGLLFAVCQINPGYPLELHQLELLPCLLFGSIISAVDPVAVLAVFEEIHINELLHILVFGESLLNDAVTVVLYHLFEEYAGAGTVTVLDGFLGIMSFLVVALGGVLVGAIYGLLAAFTSRFTSHMRVIEPLFVFVYSYMAYLSAEMFHLSGIMALIACGAVMKPYVEANISHKSHTTIKYFLKMWSSVSETLIFIFLGVATVDGKHHSWNWVFVTATVILCLVARVMGVVGLTYIINKFRIVKLTTKDQFIIAYGGLRGAIAFSLGFLLDEVHFPKKDMFLTAIITVIFFTVFVQGMTIKPLVELLAVKKKQEAKRSINEEIHTQFLDHLLTGIEDICGHYGHHHWKDKLNRFNKKYVKRCLIAGDRCEEPQLIAFYHKMEMKQAIELVEKGGAKMPAIPSTVSMQNIQPKKAVPQERMLGQLSKGKEEEIRNILRTNLQRTRQRLHSYNRHTLVADPFEDGVILRKKNVMEKKIKEMNNYLTVPAAPPDSPTMCRARLASDPQAYSMKPTADDVPTIHVDLASPQSPDSVNLVDELKKKSEPTSDADEGLVMRAPSQNRSEESDREQQKLMRCLSDPGPNADEDEDEPFLP